The following proteins are encoded in a genomic region of Arcobacter suis CECT 7833:
- a CDS encoding DUF2325 domain-containing protein produces the protein MSVLIIGGDQISQISSMLESLGAKTINHWDARKKSSAPKKKVPQDTDCIVMITSFLNHNTMLKYKSEAKKKNIPFICTKRSISCVYDEYVKIMGIKDCSSCYVNCAGDLKC, from the coding sequence ATGAGCGTATTAATAATTGGTGGTGATCAAATTTCACAAATATCTTCTATGTTAGAAAGTTTGGGTGCAAAAACAATAAATCATTGGGATGCAAGAAAAAAATCTTCTGCTCCAAAGAAAAAAGTTCCTCAAGATACAGATTGTATTGTAATGATTACTTCATTTTTAAATCATAATACAATGCTTAAATACAAAAGTGAAGCAAAAAAGAAAAATATTCCATTTATCTGTACAAAAAGATCTATTTCTTGTGTATATGATGAATATGTAAAAATAATGGGTATAAAAGATTGTTCAAGCTGTTATGTAAATTGTGCTGGTGATTTAAAGTGTTAA